In one window of Synechococcus sp. M16CYN DNA:
- a CDS encoding leucyl aminopeptidase, with product MQLSISSTQLNDWSGDVLVVGLPKGKPSDTAAQLENRVPGVISALTKQDFQGKVGEQLVLHLLTNVNPQRVILIGLGDADAINLDTLRTASANGARASVGCTGRLGLHLPWDDQNPENAARVSMEASRLSLYIDQRFRKESDVRRVPTVLELIGLPNIDAAGLQSVNATCAGVELARELVAAPPNHVTPAALAKVAATLAHDYGLELNVLERADCEARGMGAFLAVSQGSDLPPKFIHLIYRPKGEVKRRLALVGKGLTFDSGGYNLKVGAAAQIDIMKLDMGGGAAVLGAMRSIAELKPAGVEVHMVVASCENMVNGSAVHPGDIVTAANGMTIEVNNTDAEGRLTLADALLYACEQKPDAVVDLATLTGACVVALGDEIAGVWSDDDGLISALNTAAEAGGESLWRMPLHQSYKKGLKSLLADMKNTGPRSGGSITAALFLKEFVSQDTAWAHIDVAGPVWSDKGQGVNPAGATGYGVRTLVNWICAQV from the coding sequence ATGCAGCTCTCCATTTCATCCACCCAACTGAATGATTGGAGCGGCGATGTACTAGTGGTGGGGTTACCGAAAGGAAAACCGTCAGATACAGCAGCCCAACTGGAGAACAGGGTCCCCGGCGTCATCTCTGCACTAACCAAGCAAGACTTCCAGGGAAAAGTCGGCGAACAACTTGTTTTGCATCTGTTGACTAACGTCAATCCGCAAAGGGTAATTTTGATTGGTCTTGGTGACGCCGATGCTATCAATCTTGATACTCTGCGTACCGCTTCTGCAAACGGCGCCCGGGCCTCCGTTGGATGCACTGGAAGATTGGGACTACACCTACCTTGGGACGATCAGAATCCGGAGAATGCTGCCCGCGTCAGTATGGAAGCAAGTCGCTTATCGCTTTATATAGATCAACGATTCCGGAAAGAATCTGATGTGCGTCGTGTTCCGACAGTGTTGGAACTGATTGGGCTTCCGAACATAGATGCTGCGGGGCTGCAATCCGTGAATGCCACATGTGCTGGCGTTGAGCTTGCACGCGAGCTTGTAGCAGCACCGCCAAATCACGTCACTCCTGCAGCCCTTGCAAAAGTAGCCGCTACCTTGGCTCACGACTATGGCCTTGAACTAAACGTTCTTGAACGAGCCGATTGCGAAGCCCGAGGAATGGGAGCTTTTTTAGCCGTCAGTCAGGGGTCAGATTTGCCTCCCAAATTCATTCATCTGATCTACCGCCCGAAAGGAGAGGTCAAGCGTCGCCTAGCCCTCGTTGGTAAAGGCCTCACCTTTGATTCTGGTGGATACAATCTCAAGGTGGGTGCTGCCGCTCAGATCGACATCATGAAGCTCGACATGGGTGGGGGTGCTGCAGTACTTGGGGCAATGCGTTCGATCGCTGAGTTAAAGCCAGCCGGAGTGGAGGTGCACATGGTGGTGGCCTCCTGTGAAAACATGGTGAATGGCTCAGCAGTCCACCCGGGTGACATCGTCACGGCTGCGAATGGCATGACGATCGAAGTTAACAATACAGATGCGGAGGGAAGACTCACCCTTGCCGATGCGCTTCTGTATGCTTGCGAGCAAAAACCTGATGCTGTTGTGGACCTGGCAACGCTCACTGGAGCATGCGTCGTTGCGCTCGGTGATGAAATAGCCGGGGTTTGGTCCGATGACGATGGGCTGATAAGTGCGCTTAATACAGCAGCCGAAGCCGGAGGGGAAAGTCTTTGGCGCATGCCTCTGCACCAGTCTTACAAAAAGGGACTGAAATCTTTGCTGGCAGACATGAAAAACACTGGGCCTCGATCAGGAGGATCCATCACCGCAGCATTGTTCCTTAAAGAATTCGTCAGTCAAGACACTGCTTGGGCACATATCGATGTTGCTGGGCCGGTATGGAGTGATAAAGGTCAGGGAGTTAATCCAGCAGGCGCCACAGGCTACGGCGTGCGCACCTTGGTGAATTGGATTTGTGCTCAGGTATGA